Proteins encoded within one genomic window of Bacillus sp. F19:
- a CDS encoding SGNH/GDSL hydrolase family protein, with the protein MKINTAKFITILSVLATVLWIFGLGWTINNYFFSKPDSQVKQDSTAEAKVSGTDEDYQIVALGDSLTRGTGDQSGKGYIGYLVDELKEKTEREIKLSNLAIKGQVSDQTVKQLQKPEIRRQVKAADAIVMTIGGNDLFQGGQALENLSSAENDQAKASYLMNLDKIIQEIRKVNSEAAVYYVGLYNPFNDLEDAKTTSAIVRQWNFDSAEIAAKYPKVVMVPTFDLFEQNVNDYLYSDKFHPNSEGYKLIGERLSSLIVFSGEDNQDD; encoded by the coding sequence TTGAAGATAAATACAGCGAAGTTTATTACTATCTTATCCGTACTGGCGACAGTTTTATGGATTTTCGGCTTGGGCTGGACGATAAACAATTATTTTTTCAGCAAACCGGATAGTCAAGTAAAACAGGATTCAACTGCTGAAGCAAAAGTGAGCGGCACGGATGAAGACTATCAAATTGTAGCGCTTGGCGATTCATTGACACGGGGAACAGGTGATCAGTCAGGCAAAGGATATATTGGCTATTTAGTAGATGAGCTTAAAGAAAAAACAGAGCGGGAGATTAAGCTTTCTAATTTAGCAATTAAAGGCCAAGTCTCAGATCAGACAGTAAAGCAGCTCCAAAAACCTGAGATCAGAAGACAGGTCAAAGCGGCAGATGCAATTGTGATGACCATTGGCGGAAATGACCTCTTTCAAGGCGGACAGGCACTTGAAAATTTATCTTCTGCGGAAAATGATCAGGCTAAAGCGAGTTATTTAATGAACTTAGATAAAATCATTCAGGAAATACGCAAGGTGAATTCAGAAGCAGCCGTTTATTACGTTGGCCTCTACAATCCCTTTAATGATTTGGAGGATGCAAAAACAACTTCTGCCATCGTGCGGCAATGGAATTTTGATTCTGCCGAAATTGCAGCGAAATATCCAAAAGTTGTCATGGTTCCGACATTTGATTTATTTGAGCAGAATGTAAATGATTATTTGTACAGTGACAAGTTTCATCCCAATTCGGAAGGTTACAAGCTAATAGGAGAACGGCTGTCATCTTTGATCGTATTCAGCGGGGAGGATAATCAGGATGACTAA